tttcacatttttttgggtagagattagggctctcactatgttgcccaggctggccttgaactcttggtctcaagccatcctccagccttggcctcccaaagtcctgggattataggtgtgagccactgtgcccagtctcaaCTGCTTTTTAGTCAGATTTCCAGCCAATTCTTCATTCAGACCCACTCTGCACCCTCGGCTTTAAAGGAACCCAGTACCTCCAATTCTTAAGAGCATGGGTTTTGAGTGGCAAATTAGTTTACTCCTTACAGGCTTTCCCTCCACAGCCATTTAACTTTTTATGCTCTTCACCTGTGCTGTCTAATGTGGGCGCCAACGACCCACACTATTGTGctgataaaatttgaaatatttttgatatcttggtttaaaatactattaaaataaattttacttctttttattttttaaatgtggctactggaaaattttaaattacatatgtggctggCATTATGTTTCTATTGGACAGTGTTGCATGTGTCTTACAAAATTGACATTTCTCATCTGCTGTCATGTTTTCTATCACTGTATTTAGTCTTGTAGTttatacactttatttattttcattttggggCACTGTCTcgggaaaacaaagataaatgcaTATGTTACATCTGCCATGTTTACCTGGAAGTTCTACCTAAGCTTTTCACAATGTAGCTCCTGCTTATATTTGTGCACTTCGTGTCCTGTCACTACTCTATTGCCCTGCCAAAATGAATTACCAATAGCTTTCTGAACACACCAGGAAGCTTCCagctttgcctttatttttttggCCTCCTTTTCCTGGACTACCTTTCTAACCCCTCCCACCTGTCTGCCTAGTAAGTTACTCATTTTTCAACAACGAACTCAATTTCACCTTCTCAAAGGAGCTTTTCTTGACTTTTCCTCGTACCAGTTGAGCAGACTGCTCGGGGGTCCAGAATATTTcctgcatttttttgtttatatcatTATCTGCCCTACAAAGGGAATCCGTTTTATTTATCAGACCTGTAGTGCCAAGTTGAGGGTCTAATACatagtaaaaactaaaataatgctaaatgaacaaatgaagacAGTAACAAAGAACGGCGGGATTATAGAGGAAGGAGAGGCTGACTGAAAAAGTTTCGAGAGAGCAGTATTTTTAAGCTGTTCTTCAGAGAAGTTTTTGACAAGTGGAGATGGTGTCAGGAAttttccaggcagtgggaacagGACGAGCAAAGCTTACCTGAAGACAAGCAATATGCTAAAGAAATAGTAAATCATCCAGTTTGGAAGGAGCATTGGTAAGACCAGATCATGCAGGGCGTTGAGGTTATAGAAAGGACTTTGACTATTGTTCTGAAGATAATGGAGAGTTAAAAGGTTGTAagctggagagacagagaaatagtCTTCTGTTTTAGCATTATCACCTGTGGCTGCAGCTGGATAATGAAAGAGAGGGGTATGAGTGGAAGCTGGAAGACAGTGAATTCATGGAGATGAGGAGAAACTCGATGTTGTGGTTTACgggtgggtggggggcagtgGTGGTAAGTGGGGATAGAGATCCGGGCACGATGTGTAGGAGGTAGAATGCACAGGACTCAGTAACAGATGAACATGGGGAGTGAGGGAGGAGTTTTTAGTTAGTATGAATAGGAAGGCGAGGGTACCCTTTACAGCGACGGGTAACCACGCCAGAGGAGCAGGTCAGCTCGACGCTGGAGATGAAGGTGCAGGCGCCTCGCACACCTTGTCCCTCGCGCGACGCCGTCCGCGCCGCCCGCGGTTTGATAGGGAGCGGCAGCCCGCGCTGCGGTTCCGGTTCCGGTTCCGGTTCCGGTTCCGGTTGGCGTTTGCACCTGCGACCGCCGTGAGCAGTCATGGCGTACTCCACAGTGCAGAGAGTTGCTCTGGCTTCTGGGCTTGTCCTGGCTCTGTCGCTGCTGCTGCCCAAGGCCTTCCTGTCCCGCGGGAAGCGGCAGGAGCCGCCGCCGACACCTGAAGGTAAGAGCAGGCCAGCTCTCTCTAAGCTTCCTGGCGCCGAAGAGTACGGAGAACGCTGCTCGAGGGAGGGGTGACTCTGAGAGTCTGCAGCCTTCACCGAAACATCCACCAAACTGACAGGAGAGGGCGGACGAGACGGCGTTGAAGGGCCAGTCCCCACGGTTCCATTGTTATCAGCGGGTGGCGGCCCAGATGGTTCTGCTGCTGGAAGGGCCAGGAATGTATGCGTGCATGCCTGGGCATCCTCTAGGTGGCCTTGCATACTCCCGTTTACGCGCAGCCGTTTCTCTCTTACCCCACTGATTTAACTCATCTTGTCACCATTTGTACACGTGCTTTGAGCCAAGGGTTCCCAGTTGGGTTTTCCTCTTTAGGTTTTCCGTGTACTTTCTGACGCGCCGCTTCGTACGAAATCAAGGCAAATGCAATTGGTACAGCAAACCTTAATTCGTTATGTTTTTTTCAACTTGGTGCTGGGCTCTCACTGCTTCAGGGTCTTCTTgtgcctttaaaaatatatcttgaaGATTTTAATAACCATAGTTTCAGTTGCTGAGGTGTGGTTATGAACGAATTATTACGTTCACCTTATTGAAGCAGTTTTTATCTGTTAATTGTTCGTTGTTGGCATGATGTATGTGGCGTTTAAAAATTCATCCTCTTAGCTGCACTGGGGCCTTTTACAGAATGAGTGTAAAGGCATGGTGCTGAAGGCTGGGAGAAGGAACCAGAACAATTCTCTACAGGTCATGAAGTTCTACTGGTAACTTTCTCCTGTAAATTATCCTTGTAACATCTTTGAGACATGATTTTATGGTGTCTGAACTCTT
This portion of the Macaca mulatta isolate MMU2019108-1 chromosome 14, T2T-MMU8v2.0, whole genome shotgun sequence genome encodes:
- the LOC144334578 gene encoding uncharacterized protein LOC144334578, which translates into the protein MTAHGGRRCKRQPEPEPEPEPEPQRGLPLPIKPRAARTASREGQGVRGACTFISSVELTCSSGVVTRRCKGADNDINKKMQEIFWTPEQSAQLVRGKVKKSSFEKVSLEDRPMRS